The following nucleotide sequence is from Firmicutes bacterium ASF500.
TGCTCATCCAGTCGGTCACCGTGCGGGCGGTGGCCGCTCTGGGCGGCGGAGCCGCCGGCTGGCGCTGGGTGGCCATCATCTACGCCGTCATCGGCCTGGTGACCAACACCCTCTCGGTGCTGTCGGTGAAGGAGCTGCCCGAGGAGGAGCTGTCCGAGGACAGCGCCCTTGAAGCTCCGGCGGAGAAATACTCCCTGGCGGACGCCGCCCGGCTGCTGGCCGCAAACCGCTACTATCTGATGATCTGCCTCACCTACATCCTGATGCAGATCTACAGCGCCACCCTGAACATGGGCATCTTCTACATGACCTTTGTCCTGGGGGACGAAAATCTGCTGGCCGTCTTCTCCTGGGCCATCAACATCCCCCTGATTATCGGCCTGATGCTCACCCCCATCCTGGTGGAAAAATTCCACGGGATGTACAGGCTGAACCTGGGAGGCTACATCATCGGTACCATTGGCCGGGCCCTGGTCCTCGTCGCGGCCTATCTCCACAGCGTCCCCCTGATGCTGGTGTTCTCCGGGGTAGCCGCCTTCGGCATGAGCCCCCTCCAGGGGGATTTGAACGCCCTCATCGCCTCCTGCTCTGAGTACACCTTCCTGACAAAGGGCAAGCGGGTGGACGGCACCATGTACTCCTGCACCTCCCTGGGGGTGAAGCTGGGCGGCGGGCTGGGCACCGCCATGTGCGGCTGGCTGCTGGAGTGGAGCGGCTACGACGGCCTGTCCGCTGTTCAGACCGCCAGTTGCCTGGACATGCTCCATGTGATGTATCTGTGGATTCCCATGGGCATCAATTTGCTGATCGCCCTGCTGCTGGTGCGGATGAACGTGGAAAAAGAGAACCTGCGGCTAAAGGGCGAATAATCCCCTGAATTTCCGCCACCCTAACCTCAATGAGGTGATGGGATGGACTCCATATGGACAAAAACGGCACAGCTGCCCCAATTCGATACACTCCGGTCAGACCTGAAAACCGATGTGCTCATCATCGGCGGCGGGCTGGCCGGAGTTTTGTGCGCCTATAAGCTGACCCAGGCGGGGGTGGACTGCGCCCTGGTGGAGGCGGACCGCATCGGCGGCGGCATCACCAAGAATACCACTGCGAAGGTCACCTCCCAGCACGGCCTGATCTACGATAAGCTGATCCGGGAGTTCGGCGCGGACCGGGCCCGGCTCTACCTGGAGGCCAACCAGAAGGCGCTGGAGGAGTACCGCGCCCTGTGCAAAAGCATCGACTGCGATTTTGAGGAGAAGGACGCCTTTGTCTACTCCCTGGACGACCGGAAAAAGCTGGACCGGGAGCTGACTGCCCTGGACAAGCTGGGCTTCGGGGCGGAGCTTGTGGAACAGGTTCCCCTCCCCTTCCCTGTGGCGGGGGCGGTCAAATTCCCCCGTCAGGCCCAGTTCCACCCCTTGAAGTTTATCGCCGCCGCCGCCAAGGGCCTGCACATTTTTGAGCACACCAAGGTGCTGGAGCTGGCCCCCGGCAAGGCGGTCACCCACGGCGGGACCATCTCGGCGGACAAAATCATCATCGCCACCCACTTCCCGATTCTCAACAAGCACGGCGGCTACTTCCTCAAGCTGTATCAGCACCGCTCCTATGTGCTGGCCCTGGAAAACGCCCCGGATGTCCACGGGATGTATCTGGACGAGGACGAAAAGGGCCTGTCC
It contains:
- the xylP gene encoding Isoprimeverose transporter; its protein translation is MTEKKYLRWYNKVGYGSGDIAGNVVYALLSSFVMIFLTNTVGLSSGIVGTLIAVSKLFDGVTDIFFGAMIDKTHTRMGKARPWMLWGYVGCAVTLAAIFFIPADLGDFAKYAWFFIAYTLLNAVFYTANNIAYSALTALVTKNSAERVQMGSIRFVFAFGTSLLIQSVTVRAVAALGGGAAGWRWVAIIYAVIGLVTNTLSVLSVKELPEEELSEDSALEAPAEKYSLADAARLLAANRYYLMICLTYILMQIYSATLNMGIFYMTFVLGDENLLAVFSWAINIPLIIGLMLTPILVEKFHGMYRLNLGGYIIGTIGRALVLVAAYLHSVPLMLVFSGVAAFGMSPLQGDLNALIASCSEYTFLTKGKRVDGTMYSCTSLGVKLGGGLGTAMCGWLLEWSGYDGLSAVQTASCLDMLHVMYLWIPMGINLLIALLLVRMNVEKENLRLKGE
- the puuB gene encoding Gamma-glutamylputrescine oxidoreductase, translated to MDSIWTKTAQLPQFDTLRSDLKTDVLIIGGGLAGVLCAYKLTQAGVDCALVEADRIGGGITKNTTAKVTSQHGLIYDKLIREFGADRARLYLEANQKALEEYRALCKSIDCDFEEKDAFVYSLDDRKKLDRELTALDKLGFGAELVEQVPLPFPVAGAVKFPRQAQFHPLKFIAAAAKGLHIFEHTKVLELAPGKAVTHGGTISADKIIIATHFPILNKHGGYFLKLYQHRSYVLALENAPDVHGMYLDEDEKGLSFRNYDNLLLVGGGSHRTGKEGGGWRELERFAQKHYPDAQETARWATQDCMTLDGVPYIGLYSRGTDGLYTVTGFNKWGMTSSMAAASVLTDLVLGQKNPYAELFSPSRTMLRPQLAANALESALGLLTPTTPRCPHMGCALKYNAAEHSWDCPCHGSRFGEDGALIDNPATDDKR